In Pseudomonas flavescens, the sequence AAGAGCGGCTACTACGGCGGCCTGGTATCGGCGCCGGTATTCAGCCGCGTCATGGCCGGTGGCCTGCGCCTGATGAACATCACCCCGGACAATCTGCCCGAGACTGCAGCGGCGAAAGCCGAAGCGCCGACGGCGACCAACAATGGAGGGCGCGGCTGATGCCCATGCCATTGAACCAGTTGTTGCCTCAGGCAAGCAGCGGCGTACTGATTCGTGAACTGACGCTGGACAGCCGTCAGGTGCGCCCGGGCGATTTGTTCCTGGCCGTTCCCGGCACTCGTCAGGATGGTCGCGTGCACATTGCCGACGCGATTTCCCGTGGTGCCGCTGCGGTTGCCTACGAAATCGATGGTTCGCTGCCAATGACCGCGGAGAGCGCCGAACTGGTCGCTATCAAGGGGCTGGCAGGGCAGTTGTCGGCGATTGCCGGGCGCTTCTATGGCGAGCCGAGCCGTGGCCTGCACATGGTCGGTATCACCGGCACCAACGGCAAGACCAGTGTCAGCCAGTTGCTGGCCCAGGCGCTGGATCTGCTCGGCGAGCCCTGCGGCATCGTCGGCACCCTCGGCAACGGGTTTTATGGCGCTCTGGCTCAGGGGCTGCACACCACGCCCGATCCTATCGGCGTGCAGGCGACCCTGGCCGGGCTGAAGAAGAACGGTGCCCGGGCGATCGCCATGGAAGTATCGTCCCACGGTCTGCATCAGGGCCGTGTCGCCGCGCTGGACTTCGACGTGGCAGTGTTCACCAACCTGTCGCGCGATCACCTGGACTATCACGGCTCGATGGAAGCCTATCAGGCGGCCAAGTCGGCCCTGTTCGCATGGCCGAGCCTGCGCGCCCGGGTGATCAATCTGGACGACGCCACAGGCCGCAAACTGGCCGAGGACGAGCGCGAGTCGCGACTGATCGGTTACAGCCTGGAAAACGAAAGCGCCTACCTGTTCTGCCGTGACATTCATTTCGATGATCAGGGCGTGCGCGCCACATTGGTCACGCCACGGGGCGAAGGCAGCCTGCGCAGCTCGCTGTTGGGGCGCTTCAACCTCAGCAACCTGCTGGCGGTGGTCGGTGCGCTGGTGGCCATGGACTACCCGCTGGACGAGATTCTCAAGGCCCTGCCACGTCTGCAAGGGCCGGTCGGGCGCATGCAGCGCCTGGGTGGCCAGCAGGCACCGCTGGTGGTGGTCGATTACGCCCACACCCCGGACGCTCTGGAAAAAGTACTGAGTGCGCTGCGCCCGCATGTCACCGGTCGCCTGCTGTGCCTGTTCGGCTGTGGCGGAGATCGTGATCGTGGCAAGCGTCCGCTGATGGCCGAAGTCGTCGAGCGCTTGGCCGATGCCACGCTGGTCACCGACGACAATCCGCGCAGCGAGGCACCCGAGCAGATTTTCGAGGATATCCGTGCCGGTCTGCGCAGCGCGGATCAGGTGCGTTTCGTCCATGGCCGTGGCCGTGCCATCGCTGAGCTGATCGGCGAAGCCGCGGTGGGCGACGTGGTGGTGCTGGCTGGCAAGGGCCACGAGGATTACCAGGAAATCGACGGCGTGCGTCAGCCGTTCTCCGATTTGCAGGAAGCTGCTCGCACACTCGCGGCATGGGAGGCGGCACATGCTTAAGGCGCTGCGTTTGAGTGAAGTGGCCGGGCCATTGAACGGTCGCCTGGTTGGCGAAGATCGCGCTTTCGATGCCGTCAGCACC encodes:
- a CDS encoding UDP-N-acetylmuramoyl-L-alanyl-D-glutamate--2,6-diaminopimelate ligase gives rise to the protein MPMPLNQLLPQASSGVLIRELTLDSRQVRPGDLFLAVPGTRQDGRVHIADAISRGAAAVAYEIDGSLPMTAESAELVAIKGLAGQLSAIAGRFYGEPSRGLHMVGITGTNGKTSVSQLLAQALDLLGEPCGIVGTLGNGFYGALAQGLHTTPDPIGVQATLAGLKKNGARAIAMEVSSHGLHQGRVAALDFDVAVFTNLSRDHLDYHGSMEAYQAAKSALFAWPSLRARVINLDDATGRKLAEDERESRLIGYSLENESAYLFCRDIHFDDQGVRATLVTPRGEGSLRSSLLGRFNLSNLLAVVGALVAMDYPLDEILKALPRLQGPVGRMQRLGGQQAPLVVVDYAHTPDALEKVLSALRPHVTGRLLCLFGCGGDRDRGKRPLMAEVVERLADATLVTDDNPRSEAPEQIFEDIRAGLRSADQVRFVHGRGRAIAELIGEAAVGDVVVLAGKGHEDYQEIDGVRQPFSDLQEAARTLAAWEAAHA